One Embleya scabrispora DNA segment encodes these proteins:
- a CDS encoding RICIN domain-containing protein has product MPPDAPSAVDAARLVRRRRARRLGRRRDRHLRVRTPGRPQRKPGRRYGSAFQNGRSGYVLDIQGGSDRSGTVAIQWPRNGGYNQQWSRV; this is encoded by the coding sequence ATGCCCCCCGACGCACCGAGCGCGGTTGACGCTGCGCGCCTGGTTCGCCGCCGACGCGCACGCCGGCTGGGCCGCCGCCGCGATCGGCATCTCCGTGTCCGCACTCCTGGACGTCCCCAAAGGAAGCCTGGACGCCGGTACGGCTCGGCGTTCCAGAACGGGAGGAGTGGCTACGTGCTGGATATACAGGGTGGTTCGGACCGGTCCGGCACCGTGGCGATCCAGTGGCCCCGGAACGGCGGCTACAACCAGCAGTGGTCCAGGGTGTAG